In Coriobacteriaceae bacterium, a single window of DNA contains:
- the coaE gene encoding dephospho-CoA kinase (Dephospho-CoA kinase (CoaE) performs the final step in coenzyme A biosynthesis.), producing MFTVFVLGNIASGKSTACRYLESRGAMLIDLDDLAKSLYVPGSDLVGALAEEFGWDILDEEGGVRRSVLASRAFVSPDSVARLNGIVHPVLIDQLSLRILDPVCCTVSSPRYPFAVVEVSAPTGFEDAFGLADEILVISAPLAVRRERAIHRGMGSSDFDARSACQPDEASLCNLATTVIDNAAGDNSLYEQLDAWLARHGFGDVADKEDADA from the coding sequence ATGTTTACCGTTTTTGTCTTGGGCAATATTGCTTCGGGTAAGTCGACCGCCTGTCGCTATCTTGAGTCTCGCGGCGCCATGCTCATTGATTTGGATGATCTCGCAAAATCGTTATATGTTCCGGGTTCTGATCTCGTTGGCGCACTCGCTGAGGAATTTGGCTGGGACATTCTTGACGAGGAGGGCGGCGTTCGTCGCAGCGTTTTAGCCTCTCGAGCTTTTGTTTCTCCTGATTCCGTCGCTCGGCTCAACGGTATTGTCCATCCGGTCCTTATCGATCAGTTGTCGCTGAGGATTCTTGATCCGGTTTGCTGCACGGTTTCGTCCCCCCGTTATCCCTTTGCGGTTGTCGAGGTTTCTGCCCCGACTGGTTTTGAGGATGCTTTTGGCCTGGCTGATGAAATTCTGGTTATCAGCGCTCCTTTAGCAGTTCGTCGCGAGCGTGCCATTCATCGTGGTATGGGGTCCTCTGATTTTGATGCTCGCTCTGCATGCCAACCTGATGAGGCTTCGCTTTGCAATCTCGCTACGACGGTAATCGATAATGCGGCAGGCGATAATTCGCTCTATGAACAACTGGACGCATGGCTTGCGCGCCATGGCTTCGGGGATGTAGCGGATAAGGAGGATGCCGATGCCTAA
- a CDS encoding lytic transglycosylase domain-containing protein, protein MPKTRFFAWYRVAPLAVVFVFGLISLVYSYAPAAFFKPLYPIDYEAYVKQSSISHNLDPYLVCAVIKSESNWDPEAESTQGARGLMQLMPETAQDMIALGLVDGSEYSADNLNDPATNIEFGCAYFSYLLTYFNGSTDSAIAAYNAGMGNVDGWAQQDTSLHNAITFPETQAYLIRVNNAWVRYKTLYPDRFV, encoded by the coding sequence ATGCCTAAGACACGTTTCTTTGCGTGGTATCGCGTGGCGCCACTTGCCGTTGTGTTCGTCTTCGGCCTTATTTCGCTCGTCTACTCGTATGCTCCTGCCGCCTTCTTTAAGCCTTTGTATCCGATTGACTACGAGGCGTATGTAAAGCAATCGAGCATTTCGCACAATCTTGATCCGTATCTGGTGTGTGCTGTTATAAAGTCTGAATCGAATTGGGATCCCGAGGCTGAGTCGACTCAAGGCGCTCGGGGATTGATGCAGCTGATGCCTGAGACTGCCCAGGATATGATTGCCTTGGGTCTTGTCGATGGTAGTGAGTATTCAGCCGACAACCTTAACGATCCCGCTACGAACATCGAGTTTGGCTGTGCGTATTTTTCGTATCTTCTAACGTATTTTAACGGGTCGACGGACAGCGCTATTGCTGCATATAACGCCGGCATGGGTAATGTGGACGGTTGGGCGCAGCAGGACACATCGCTTCACAACGCGATCACCTTTCCCGAGACGCAGGCTTATCTGATTCGCGTCAATAATGCCTGGGTTCGCTATAAGACTCTCTATCCTGATCGGTTCGTATAG
- the uvrB gene encoding excinuclease ABC subunit UvrB, translating into MAEFEVERVGGELKRFGVEGAEVPFEVVSPYEPAGSQPKAIESLVQGVRDGDRYQVLLGVTGSGKTFTMAKTIEALGKPTLVMAPNKTLAAQLASELKEFFPNNAVVYFVSYYDYYQPEAYVPQSDTYIEKDSSINEEVEMLRHQATASLLSRRDVIVVASVSCIYGIGSPEDYAGLAPNVDKKVPLERDDFIHALIDIQYDRNDYDLARGTFRVRGDVVDVYPPYAEHPLRFEFFGDEVELIAEIDEVTGEMLREYEAIPVWPASHYVTEKPKVKAALKSISEECEKRVAELKATDKLLEAQRLQQRTDYDLEMLETMGFCNGIENYSRHLDGRKPGEPPFTLIDYFPKDMLCIIDESHVTVPQIRGMHEGDRSRKVTLVEHGFRLPSALDNRPLRFDEFEARIPQFIYVSATPGDYELRVSQNDVEQIIRPTGLLDPKIDVRPVRGQIDDLEDEIRERVARKERVLVTTLTKRMAEDLTDHLLDAGIKVNYMHSDTATMDRVEILRTLREGKIDVLVGINLLREGLDLPEVSLVAILDADKEGFLRNRRSLIQTIGRAARNADGEVIMYADVVTDSMKEAIEETQRRREIQMAYNEEHGIVPKTVRKAINDISSFIAEAEKTVGSKGRSRGDSLGHGAFYTPDENGEGAAPETVAPEQTLAEQLEELPHDELVRIVETMEEDMRNASAAMDFEEAARLRDAVVQIRAMLEGASEDETIERLRSQARKGSTFASGRKRQGARFKK; encoded by the coding sequence ATGGCGGAATTTGAAGTAGAACGCGTTGGCGGTGAACTTAAGCGCTTTGGCGTTGAGGGCGCTGAGGTGCCGTTTGAAGTCGTTTCTCCCTATGAGCCTGCCGGTTCCCAGCCCAAGGCCATTGAGTCGCTTGTGCAGGGTGTGAGGGACGGAGACCGCTATCAGGTTCTGCTGGGTGTGACTGGTTCGGGCAAGACCTTCACGATGGCAAAGACTATTGAGGCCCTGGGAAAGCCGACGCTGGTCATGGCTCCGAATAAAACGCTCGCCGCTCAGCTTGCAAGCGAGCTCAAAGAGTTCTTTCCCAATAATGCTGTGGTCTACTTCGTCTCGTATTACGACTACTATCAGCCCGAGGCGTATGTGCCGCAAAGCGATACATATATCGAGAAAGACTCCTCGATTAACGAAGAGGTCGAGATGCTGCGCCATCAGGCGACCGCGTCACTGCTCTCTCGACGCGATGTAATCGTTGTCGCATCGGTCTCGTGTATCTATGGCATTGGCTCTCCTGAGGACTATGCGGGTCTGGCTCCAAACGTCGACAAGAAGGTGCCGCTCGAGCGCGATGACTTTATCCATGCACTTATCGACATTCAATATGACCGCAATGACTATGACCTGGCACGCGGCACGTTCCGCGTGCGCGGCGATGTTGTCGACGTGTATCCGCCTTATGCCGAGCATCCGTTGCGGTTTGAGTTCTTTGGCGACGAGGTCGAGCTGATTGCCGAGATCGATGAGGTCACCGGTGAGATGCTTCGTGAGTACGAGGCCATCCCCGTATGGCCGGCATCGCACTACGTGACCGAGAAGCCGAAGGTCAAGGCGGCTCTGAAATCGATCAGCGAAGAGTGCGAGAAGCGCGTGGCGGAGCTCAAGGCGACCGACAAGTTGCTCGAGGCGCAGCGTCTGCAGCAGCGCACCGATTATGATCTTGAGATGCTCGAGACGATGGGCTTTTGCAACGGCATCGAGAACTACTCGCGTCATCTGGACGGTCGCAAGCCGGGTGAGCCGCCGTTTACCCTAATCGATTACTTTCCCAAGGATATGCTCTGCATCATCGACGAGAGTCATGTGACGGTGCCGCAGATCCGCGGCATGCACGAAGGCGACCGCTCGCGTAAGGTGACGCTGGTGGAGCATGGTTTTCGTCTGCCTTCGGCACTCGATAACCGCCCGCTTCGTTTTGATGAGTTTGAGGCGAGGATTCCCCAGTTCATCTACGTTTCGGCCACGCCGGGCGACTATGAGCTGCGGGTTAGCCAGAACGACGTTGAGCAGATTATTCGTCCGACCGGTCTGCTCGACCCCAAGATCGACGTTCGTCCGGTTCGTGGGCAGATTGACGATCTTGAGGACGAGATTCGCGAGCGCGTGGCGCGCAAGGAGCGCGTGCTGGTGACCACGCTCACCAAGCGCATGGCCGAGGACCTGACCGACCATCTGCTTGATGCCGGCATTAAGGTCAATTACATGCACTCCGATACGGCGACGATGGACCGTGTCGAGATCCTGCGAACGCTGCGCGAGGGAAAGATCGATGTTCTCGTTGGCATCAACCTGCTCCGCGAGGGACTAGACCTTCCTGAGGTCTCGCTGGTGGCAATTCTCGACGCTGACAAGGAAGGCTTCTTGCGCAATCGCCGTTCGTTGATTCAGACGATTGGCCGTGCGGCCCGTAATGCCGACGGCGAGGTCATCATGTATGCAGACGTTGTGACCGATTCGATGAAAGAAGCCATCGAGGAGACGCAGCGCCGTCGCGAGATTCAGATGGCATATAACGAAGAGCATGGCATTGTTCCCAAGACGGTCCGCAAGGCCATTAACGACATTTCGAGCTTTATTGCCGAGGCCGAAAAGACTGTGGGCTCGAAGGGACGCTCGAGAGGCGATTCGCTGGGTCACGGTGCGTTCTATACGCCTGACGAAAACGGCGAGGGCGCCGCGCCGGAGACGGTGGCGCCCGAGCAGACACTTGCGGAGCAGTTGGAAGAACTGCCGCATGACGAGCTTGTGCGGATCGTCGAAACCATGGAAGAGGATATGCGCAACGCTTCTGCCGCCATGGACTTTGAGGAGGCGGCGCGCCTGCGCGATGCTGTCGTTCAGATTCGGGCGATGCTCGAGGGTGCGTCTGAGGACGAGACGATCGAGCGCTTACGTTCGCAGGCCCGCAAGGGTTCCACGTTCGCATCGGGCAGAAAACGCCAGGGTGCACGGTTTAAGAAATAG
- a CDS encoding FAD-binding protein, translated as MIEITQVNASLDEAGDENACLIVGKRVAKRVLRCKDSEIKSIELHRKSIDARKKRDVHFILSFRVELTSPHLEREAVDSVAERDRSRVRAIEDDGSSFPTPVSDAPQERPVVVGAGCAGLFAALTLAEAGLKPLLIERGDPAFRRSHAIDLFLKERILDPESNIQFGLGGAGTFSDGKLNTGTKNPAHRLILETFVEAGAPRDILWDAKPHIGSDILPTVVTAISQRIEQLGGVVRYRTKLVDIRIDASGTIVGIDIQSSHDATSESINTKHLILACGHSARDVFEVLKTHHVALAQKTFAMGVRIEHPQRDIDRAQYGPAAGHPALGAAPYKLVAHLPNGRSVFSFCMCPGGQVVAASSEPGHLCVNGASLNARAGRNANAALLVNVTPDDLPSDDPLAGVELQRICERAAYRLGGSNWNAPAQLVGDFLAERASTTCGKVKPTYPLGVTWTAIDESLPQHIIESLRLGIPLLGKKLRGYDHPDAVLTGVETRSSSPVTVTRDRQCHAVSTPGLYPCGEGAGYAGGIMSAATDGIRCAEALIADL; from the coding sequence ATGATCGAAATCACCCAAGTCAACGCGTCGCTCGATGAAGCCGGCGATGAAAATGCCTGCCTCATTGTTGGCAAGCGAGTCGCCAAGCGCGTCCTACGTTGCAAGGACTCCGAGATCAAGTCCATCGAGCTCCACCGCAAGTCAATCGACGCCCGCAAAAAACGAGACGTCCATTTTATCCTAAGCTTTCGTGTTGAGCTGACTAGTCCCCACCTCGAGCGAGAAGCGGTCGACAGCGTTGCCGAGCGTGACCGCTCGCGCGTACGCGCGATAGAAGACGATGGGTCTTCATTCCCCACCCCCGTCTCCGACGCACCTCAAGAACGCCCTGTCGTTGTCGGCGCCGGATGCGCCGGCCTTTTCGCTGCGCTTACGCTCGCCGAAGCAGGTCTTAAGCCCTTGCTCATCGAGCGCGGCGACCCGGCATTTCGCCGCTCGCATGCGATCGACCTCTTTCTAAAGGAGCGCATCCTCGACCCCGAGAGTAATATCCAGTTTGGTCTGGGCGGCGCGGGGACCTTCTCGGACGGCAAGCTCAATACGGGAACAAAAAATCCCGCCCATCGCCTTATCCTCGAAACCTTCGTCGAGGCGGGTGCGCCCCGCGATATTCTGTGGGATGCCAAGCCGCACATTGGCTCCGACATCCTTCCCACAGTTGTCACCGCTATATCCCAGCGCATCGAGCAGCTCGGAGGTGTCGTCCGTTATCGAACGAAGCTCGTCGACATTCGCATCGACGCGTCTGGCACCATTGTCGGTATCGACATCCAGTCGTCCCACGACGCGACAAGCGAGTCAATCAACACAAAGCATCTCATCCTTGCTTGCGGTCATTCTGCCCGCGACGTATTCGAGGTTCTCAAAACCCATCATGTCGCCCTCGCTCAAAAGACGTTTGCCATGGGCGTTCGCATCGAACACCCGCAGCGTGATATCGATCGGGCGCAATATGGCCCCGCAGCGGGTCATCCCGCGCTCGGAGCAGCCCCCTATAAGCTCGTTGCCCATCTTCCCAACGGCCGCAGTGTGTTCTCATTCTGCATGTGTCCCGGCGGACAGGTTGTCGCCGCCTCTTCAGAGCCCGGCCATCTGTGCGTCAACGGCGCCAGTCTCAACGCCCGCGCCGGCCGCAACGCAAACGCCGCTCTCCTCGTTAACGTCACGCCCGATGATCTCCCCAGCGATGATCCTCTTGCAGGCGTAGAACTCCAGCGCATTTGCGAGCGGGCTGCCTATCGCCTTGGCGGCTCCAACTGGAACGCACCGGCACAGCTCGTCGGCGATTTCCTTGCAGAACGCGCCAGCACGACATGCGGCAAGGTAAAGCCCACCTATCCGCTCGGCGTGACTTGGACAGCAATCGATGAGTCATTGCCGCAACATATCATCGAGTCGCTTCGTCTGGGAATTCCCTTGCTCGGCAAAAAACTGCGTGGCTACGACCATCCCGATGCCGTCCTCACCGGTGTTGAAACACGCTCGAGCTCTCCGGTCACCGTTACTCGAGACCGGCAATGCCATGCTGTATCGACCCCGGGGCTCTACCCTTGCGGCGAGGGAGCCGGATATGCCGGAGGAATCATGAGCGCCGCTACCGATGGCATCCGTTGCGCCGAAGCCCTGATCGCAGACCTCTAG
- a CDS encoding NAD(P)/FAD-dependent oxidoreductase, whose translation MNASAFYDVLVIGGGASGLAAAITAARVDKSVCVVERDVACGLKLLATGNGRCNLSNESIDIRRYNHPAFVESIMGPQPEQDLESFFSSLGIMTIREEGRLYPRSLRAESVRDALLNACERLGITLRCGTNVIAAHKASEGWTLQIDRPAHVLKPKKHGDRKTELRSLRKALADTPRTSDALQARAVVIATGGNPTGIAEVFSLPLTPLRPVLCPVSASVVGDRTALGTLDGLRVRARLTLSRSHEELWREDGEVLFRAFGISGVAAFNLSRRINQGDTVLIDFFPDFSKDELLDTLEQRVNVLGDFSPRNSHWLDGMLAPQLSHVVCTAFERCHPGSRDVIHLVSILKHFKLSVEGTAEERSAQVTRGGISIECVSTPNLYVNSTTGAPLYVCGEALDIDADCGGFNLAWAWLSGIRAASSL comes from the coding sequence GTGAACGCAAGCGCCTTCTATGACGTCTTGGTGATCGGCGGCGGGGCCTCGGGCCTCGCCGCCGCCATTACGGCGGCGCGTGTCGACAAAAGCGTCTGCGTCGTCGAGCGCGACGTCGCCTGCGGTCTCAAGCTGCTTGCAACCGGAAACGGCCGCTGCAACCTCTCAAACGAATCCATCGACATTCGGCGATATAACCACCCCGCCTTTGTCGAATCCATCATGGGCCCCCAACCCGAGCAAGATCTCGAGAGTTTTTTCTCCTCGCTGGGCATCATGACGATCCGTGAGGAAGGCCGCCTATACCCGCGCTCCCTTCGCGCCGAGTCGGTTCGCGATGCACTCCTCAATGCATGCGAGCGTTTGGGCATCACCCTACGCTGCGGGACTAACGTCATTGCGGCTCATAAGGCTTCCGAAGGCTGGACGCTTCAGATCGACCGTCCCGCTCATGTACTCAAACCCAAAAAGCACGGCGACCGAAAGACGGAGCTCCGTTCGCTTCGAAAGGCGTTAGCCGATACTCCTCGCACGAGCGATGCCCTGCAGGCAAGGGCCGTGGTTATCGCTACGGGCGGCAACCCCACCGGCATCGCCGAGGTGTTTAGCCTTCCCTTGACGCCCCTGCGCCCCGTCCTGTGCCCCGTATCGGCATCAGTCGTCGGCGACCGGACGGCACTCGGAACTCTGGATGGTCTGCGCGTCCGAGCCCGCTTAACGCTCTCGCGCAGCCACGAAGAGCTCTGGCGAGAAGATGGCGAAGTGCTGTTCCGTGCCTTCGGCATCTCAGGCGTCGCCGCCTTCAATCTCTCTCGCCGTATCAACCAGGGCGACACTGTTCTGATCGACTTCTTTCCAGATTTCTCCAAAGATGAGCTGCTCGATACGCTCGAGCAGCGTGTCAACGTGCTCGGCGATTTTTCGCCCCGAAACTCCCACTGGCTTGACGGCATGCTCGCCCCGCAGCTCTCACACGTCGTCTGTACGGCATTCGAGCGGTGCCATCCCGGCTCGCGCGATGTCATCCACCTGGTCTCAATCCTCAAGCACTTTAAACTGTCCGTCGAAGGGACGGCAGAGGAGCGCTCAGCACAGGTCACGCGTGGCGGCATATCTATCGAGTGCGTCTCGACACCCAATCTTTACGTGAACAGCACCACAGGCGCCCCGCTTTACGTCTGCGGAGAAGCGCTCGACATCGACGCCGATTGCGGAGGCTTTAACCTTGCGTGGGCCTGGCTCTCGGGCATTCGCGCTGCAAGCAGCCTGTAG
- a CDS encoding Mrp/NBP35 family ATP-binding protein — MGCEHAQAAGGQSTPSQFEENTLSEVKRVIAVLSGKGGVGKSFVTGAIATELARRGNKVGILDADITGPSIPKMFGMSGRHVHALGNLMLPEISEHGVKVMSSNLLLQNETDPVLWRGPVIAGAIRQFWSETSWGPIDYLLVDMPPGTGDVALTVFQSLPVDGIVIVTSPQDLVSMIVAKAVNMAEKMNVPILGIVENMSYIECPDCGKKIEVFGKSNLPEVAETYHLDILGQLPIDPALAEACDKGEVETALPAGMLPQAVSAVEAIAPHKTDEA; from the coding sequence ATGGGTTGCGAGCACGCACAAGCAGCCGGCGGACAATCAACGCCGTCGCAATTTGAAGAGAATACGCTGTCGGAGGTCAAGCGCGTTATCGCTGTGCTTTCCGGCAAGGGAGGCGTCGGCAAGTCGTTTGTGACGGGCGCCATCGCAACCGAGCTCGCCCGCCGTGGCAACAAGGTTGGCATTCTCGACGCCGACATCACCGGCCCCTCCATCCCCAAAATGTTCGGCATGAGCGGACGCCATGTCCATGCCCTCGGCAACCTCATGCTGCCCGAGATCTCCGAGCACGGCGTCAAGGTCATGAGCTCCAACCTGCTGCTTCAAAACGAGACCGATCCCGTCCTCTGGCGTGGTCCGGTCATCGCCGGCGCCATCAGGCAATTCTGGAGCGAAACCTCTTGGGGCCCCATCGACTATCTGCTGGTCGATATGCCTCCGGGAACGGGGGATGTCGCACTCACCGTCTTCCAGTCACTGCCCGTCGATGGCATCGTCATCGTCACGAGCCCGCAAGACTTAGTCTCGATGATTGTCGCCAAGGCGGTCAACATGGCCGAGAAGATGAACGTTCCGATTCTGGGCATTGTCGAGAACATGAGCTATATCGAATGCCCCGACTGCGGTAAGAAGATCGAGGTCTTCGGCAAGAGCAATCTTCCCGAGGTCGCCGAGACCTATCATCTCGACATCCTTGGTCAGCTGCCCATCGATCCCGCGCTCGCCGAAGCCTGCGACAAGGGAGAAGTCGAAACCGCGCTGCCCGCCGGCATGCTGCCCCAAGCCGTCTCCGCCGTTGAGGCCATCGCCCCGCACAAGACAGACGAGGCCTAA
- a CDS encoding LTA synthase family protein, whose protein sequence is MTEDIPLEITSSGMANLPIFIAVLIVAAVVVRVYFSIKHNEKPPIARVFWCAMLLIPLGMVAAWITNQLLVNEDCSLWVLSYSALGAAAVILLVEPLVSGLIDQTDLATGTVACICRDILVVAAVSALSFVSLEIACNETFYRIPANSFGFSVGLLATVLLSLYLLGQRHGGVMALVPVVCCTLGIAEHFVITFKGEAILPSDILALGTAMEVSEGYEFTFTAGIVTSLALLEISLGLLSLIRPRKLRTPAHVFPAIAANLCAFLLVTVVGLLGFSNIDLEQSLDFGFDRWQPITTYASQGFITSFTEMVNELPIEKPEDYTPDEAQSIEQELAAAYDSTYGSSEQRAAAVAQFNEIKPTIVAVMNESFSDLSCFEQLQAAGYTGPAFYNSLPDTLVRGTMLASVTGGGTANSEFEFLTGATTAFVGLGKIPYQLYQMNGVNSLAKDLKELGYTTTAMHPQNPVNYHRDKIYQQLGFGDFLSIGDFEGAPYYHAGVCDYATYDKILDLLRTDEAPQFIFDVTMQNHGGYDYGTVPVEELTNYWVEGASEGANSALNTYLTCINASDRDLEYFINELRNIGRPVVLVFFGDHQPSAATTLNDELYPQEDTASHAFRIYQSTYFVWANYEIAGNTELNVYDTVGANEIAAITLNKIGAPLTDYQKALLATRSDVPTINVAGYLGADGLRYDLESEDSPYASTIDKLQRMQYLEFASKVQ, encoded by the coding sequence ATGACCGAAGATATCCCCCTTGAAATCACTTCGAGTGGCATGGCCAATCTGCCCATATTCATCGCCGTCCTTATCGTGGCCGCCGTCGTCGTGCGCGTGTATTTTTCAATCAAACACAACGAAAAACCGCCCATTGCCCGCGTCTTTTGGTGCGCGATGCTCCTCATCCCGCTCGGCATGGTAGCTGCATGGATTACGAATCAATTGCTCGTAAATGAGGACTGTTCCCTATGGGTCCTTTCTTATTCGGCGCTCGGTGCTGCCGCCGTCATACTTCTTGTCGAGCCCTTGGTTTCGGGACTTATCGACCAAACCGATCTTGCGACGGGAACGGTTGCCTGTATTTGCCGCGACATCCTTGTCGTCGCCGCTGTTTCAGCGCTCTCGTTCGTTTCACTCGAAATTGCCTGCAACGAAACGTTCTATCGCATTCCCGCCAACTCATTCGGGTTTTCCGTTGGGCTGCTCGCGACGGTTCTGCTCTCCCTTTATTTGCTGGGACAGCGTCATGGAGGAGTCATGGCCCTCGTGCCCGTCGTCTGTTGTACCCTTGGCATTGCCGAGCACTTCGTCATAACGTTTAAAGGCGAGGCCATCCTGCCGAGCGACATTTTGGCATTGGGCACCGCAATGGAAGTAAGTGAGGGATATGAGTTCACCTTCACTGCAGGAATCGTAACCTCACTCGCCCTGCTGGAGATTTCCCTGGGGCTTCTTTCGCTTATCCGACCGCGAAAGCTCCGTACGCCCGCCCATGTCTTCCCCGCAATCGCCGCTAACCTCTGCGCTTTTCTGCTAGTGACCGTTGTGGGGCTCTTGGGCTTTTCCAACATCGACTTGGAGCAGTCGCTGGATTTTGGATTTGACCGTTGGCAGCCCATCACCACGTATGCGTCTCAGGGTTTTATCACTTCGTTCACCGAAATGGTCAACGAGTTGCCCATTGAAAAGCCCGAAGACTATACGCCCGATGAGGCGCAGAGCATCGAGCAGGAGCTCGCCGCCGCCTACGACAGCACGTATGGCTCGAGCGAGCAGCGCGCGGCGGCCGTTGCCCAGTTCAATGAAATCAAGCCGACGATTGTTGCCGTCATGAACGAGAGTTTTAGCGACCTTTCGTGCTTTGAGCAGCTCCAGGCGGCCGGGTACACCGGTCCCGCATTCTACAACTCGCTTCCCGACACACTTGTTCGCGGCACCATGCTCGCTTCGGTCACCGGTGGCGGAACGGCGAACTCCGAATTCGAATTTTTGACCGGAGCGACAACGGCCTTTGTCGGATTAGGCAAAATCCCCTATCAGCTGTATCAGATGAATGGCGTCAACAGCCTGGCAAAGGACCTTAAAGAGCTCGGGTATACCACTACCGCTATGCACCCGCAAAACCCCGTCAACTACCATCGAGATAAAATCTATCAGCAGCTGGGTTTTGGAGACTTTCTATCAATCGGCGATTTCGAAGGTGCGCCCTATTACCATGCCGGCGTATGCGACTACGCCACCTACGACAAGATACTCGACCTGCTCAGAACCGACGAAGCCCCGCAGTTCATCTTTGACGTCACGATGCAAAATCACGGCGGCTACGACTATGGCACCGTTCCCGTCGAAGAGCTGACAAACTATTGGGTCGAGGGAGCCAGCGAGGGCGCCAATAGCGCGCTCAATACCTATCTCACCTGCATCAATGCATCCGACCGGGACCTCGAGTACTTTATCAACGAGCTCCGCAATATCGGCAGACCGGTTGTTCTTGTCTTTTTTGGCGACCATCAGCCGAGCGCCGCAACGACTCTCAACGACGAGCTGTACCCTCAGGAAGATACGGCAAGCCACGCTTTCCGTATCTATCAGTCGACCTATTTCGTCTGGGCTAACTATGAAATCGCCGGCAATACCGAGCTCAACGTCTACGACACCGTCGGGGCAAACGAGATTGCAGCTATTACCCTTAATAAGATCGGCGCCCCGCTCACTGACTATCAAAAGGCCCTGCTTGCAACAAGGTCAGATGTGCCCACCATCAATGTCGCCGGCTATCTTGGTGCCGACGGGCTGCGCTACGACTTGGAATCTGAAGACAGCCCATACGCCTCGACGATCGACAAGCTGCAGCGCATGCAATACCTCGAGTTCGCCAGCAAAGTTCAATAA